The DNA sequence CGCCCACGTGAGGCACTTCGAAGTGCTGCTATTCACACTTTGATTGGCTTTTTGTGCTGTATCAATAAGTAGGGATCTACTCGTCATGAGAAGGCCTATGCATCGCAGAGAGCCCGTCCTTTCTGTTCAATAAGATTACTTGTATGGTCTCTTCAAAAGCTAGTTTTGACTCTAACACAAACGTTGGTGCATCACTTTAATACAACATATGCGTGTGCGAAGGTGTCGACCGGTGTGACAGTAGAGATTTTATCTTGGTCTTATATCGATTGTTGTGGTTGTCGGACTAGGAATTGAATCACTAACCACTGTGATTGAAGATAGAAGACTGCTTATTAAATCATTGATCCGGTAAGATGCCTAAGTTGATGATGCCATAAGTCAAATAGGTACGTAGGTGAGGCGAGAGTCCTTCACTGCACTCACTGGAGAGAAGGGATCATCTCCAATCTAGTAGCCCAAGTATTTAAAATAAGATACCGCTGTTGTACTACCTTAACTGGTAAGAAAACGTTTACGTAAAAACTGCAAGATCCTTGTTTGTACACTAACCTTCTCTTCCGTTATAAATAGGCTTTGAGGACTCTACTCAAGAGAGGGGTGAGTGAGCAAGGCTGACTTGTGTAGGAGAGAGGTCAGTTGCGTACAAGTGCTGCATCTCCACCATAGTGTTTCCCCCCAGGGTGAATATTGACCAAACAAATATATAGGGTCTGGATCCATGCCCTCCtagtttatattattatatcccAGAGTACTCCTATATACGGCCAACCCATTTAAACAACCTAAAGGCTTGTCCCCATCCCGTTTGGAGAATGACATTATGGCACGGCTTGGTAAGTTCTTTTCATAGTTCAGTTATTCAGTTAGTTATTGCTTACATGGTAGTTGAACAGCCCTATTCCGGTAGTTCCAGGTGAAACCACATCACATGATTCCTATCCTTTTTGACTGTGTGTCACTCTgcttttataaagaataaaatgtatagtgttttactttttcttttttctttttttctgcaaAAAAATGCACGAGCTTTTGGAGCAACGAATTGTATGAATTATGATTAATATATGAAAGAATTTCAAATACGAAAGTGCTTCGTGAATCATACAAGAAATTTCTCATATACCAAAGTGCTTTCTGTTTCCACAGAATCTATTAAGAGAGTATCAATTGCCAATGCGATTCGTCAAGTTTTGTTGCACTATAGCAAATTGTGTTCATCTTTGGGCCCCACAATACAAGATGGTGGTGGTGATAATGGTGATGATTTACGTAAATCGTTGTTCCTTATCACCTCCAATGCCTTGTCGAAATGCGTTGCCTTTGCATCCAAGTACTCTTTCCAGGTAACCGGTCGATATAGAGGAGGGTGATCAATGTCAGTCAGCTGAGTCAACGGTGATACCTTGACGTCACTTGGTGGGCCATGGAAGTATGCAATCGAGACGCGATGGTGTATCTTGTTGACAGCCGCACGATGCACTGCACTCTTGAAGCGTGCGTTGGAGAGTATATGCATCAAATCACCAACGTTCACAACGATTGCACCACTTATCGGATTCACCGGGACCCAACCAAGAGTCTCGACAAGGACTTGGAGACCGCCAGTGTCGTTGCTTTGGTATAGCAAAGTAAGCAAGGACGAGTCTGTGTGAGGTGCTAAGCCCATTGCCCTACTCGGATCAGGACAAACCGGGTAAGAGTTTAATTGGAGAACGTCTTGAGCTTGTCTGGACCCAGTTCTGGGCTCGACCCATTTTATATCTTCAGGGGTTAAACCCAGTGACCCAAGCACTAGCCCAATCATCTGTTCGGATAATCCCTTCATTTCCCTTTGGCAGGCTTCCATCACATTACTGCATAAATGACCACAACTTTgtcaaaatctatatataaaagACACTTATTCTTAAACTTTGTTATATATATCTACCACCTGGCTTGCCTTAGCGTTGCGGTTGCATGGAAAGATTATGGATAAGAATTGGAAGATCGATCGGTCGAATATCACGGGAACAATCATTTGCCAATTTTACAAATACATGCCCGAATGATTATGGGCTTCGATATACTATGAAAcaccaatatatattatattaataataatctttttcattttccattttttggggtgagagtatttatatataatacctGGAATCTTCAAAAAGGGAGCAAAAAGTATGATCGTAGAGTCACAGAGTCACTCGCACAGTCATACACTAAGTGTATGCAAACCGTTACGTGATGCATGCACTTCTTCTCCTGTGAGGATTTTCTAAATTTCTAATCTGTTACGGCACGCGTACGGTGAGCTATATTTTACACCATTCACATACGGCCACGTCGATGTACAAAGACGGCCGTGTTTCCCATTGATAGTAACGAAACCAATCCAGTTACCCTTTTTATCCCTCATAGTTTTTCAAAAAGACATCAACCAAGtagttttgaacttttttttaagtttttaaccaaagaaaaagataatatcaaaaaacaaataaaaagataaaagatgaaagaaaacataacaaaacaaaacaaaaatcaaatgctAAGGTGACGGGTGGTCATGCATTATGCACACGTACCAGAAGTTGGTGTGGTCATGTGGCCAAAGTTGGCGAGCATGTTCCACCGGAGAACCCTTGATGGAAAAACCCTCCGACCACATCATCTTCGAAAAGAAAGTGGAAATGCGGGGAAGCCCGTACCCGGTGAATCCATCCGGTGATCGGACGGCACGGAGTTTTCGTTCCGCCTGAAGTGAGAATAGTCGACGGGTTTGGAGCTCCAGTTCATTAAGCAGGTCGATGGGAATGCCATGGTTGATTACTTGGAAGACACCCAATCTCTCACAGGCATGTCTTATGAGAGAAATTGCATTGGGGTCAAAGAGGTCAATTACAGGTACTGAATTGGTAGTCAATGGGTTATCGGGTGGGTAGTCTGGGGTAGGAGTCCAAGTATGAGAGTCAGGCAATCCAAGAACAGCCTTGAAGTCTAATGGAATCATATGGGTGTTTTTGTAGGATTCTGATATAGAATTCATGCTTTGGAAAATTTCTCTAAAATGAGAAGCAGAGGTTAATTTGGTCATGAAATGAGGTGGTGCTTtatgtgtgagagagagagagagagagagagagagtcattTTGACTGGTGTCTATTACTGAATCAGGAGTGAGAGACAGCTCTCTAGTCTATACTATTTTGTCTCTTTTGGTGAGTTGGGTTTTCAGTTTTGTCACAATTTCAGTAAACTTTTTGGCACATTCTTAGCCTCTGTTAtttaacatttctttttttctttttttgaagacCCCTGTTATTTAACAAAATGAGTcgcacattttcttaaaataaaaacgaaCATAAGAGTATGCACCTGGACGCTCATATACAAGTCAAGGAGAAGATAACCAAAAAGGTTCAGCATTGGAGTGATACTCGACCAAAATGATTACAATGAAACTTCAAAAAGTAATATCTATAATAATGCAATtgaattatggaattggatATAGGAAAATAAACAGATGCAAACAATGAAAACAAATTCAAGGGGAAAGAGAATCAGGAGGACGTATGATTTGCAGTGGCCTAAATTTGCCAATTGACAGATAGCTTTACGGCAATTTTAAATAGTACAACATAATATTCCTTAAGCACGTATTATTAGTTTacacaaataaaatttccagCTAGCCACTGGCCATTATCCCTTCACTCAGGCAAATAATTCGTCGTATATAATTATGTTGCTATACAAATTTCACCTCCCCTATCTATCGTAGATGTGGAGTTGATACACTTATCATATAAATTCAGTGATTTATAGAACATTTTAATTAAAGTACTGTAGTcgtataaagaaataaataaacaaaacccaCCCCCTCATCTCCTCTGGAAGTTGAAGGCTTTTATTGCGTATGCAAAAATCAATGCAAAGAGCACAGAGAAACCAACAACCATAATACCAACCACACCCAAGAAATCGTGCCTGTATCCAAACACATCTTTGACTAACTTCTTTAAGGGTACAACGTGAATTCCATTAGTTAGTTTCACAGGTGTGTCATCATCGCCATATTGGGAAGCCACAAGTCCGTAGAGAGTCCATGCTACTGGGTTTGCCCAGTAGTACCATCTCCACCATATGGGTATTCTCTGAACACAAGTGGAATCACTCGTTATATATTGTAGGTACAGAGTTTAATATGAACGGAAAAGGGCAAAGGAAAACATGTTGGAATTATTTGGAAGACAGTGATTCAAATTATGTTTGAATTAGGAAAAAGTAAAACAGaggattttggtttttgatgttTGGTTAGATGAgaattgtaataaaaatataagtataAAATGGATGCAACaaatatattagaaattttttcatgaaaaaatataaatatattgaaaatttgagatgaaaattttttgggtaaatcctAACAAATAAAGTTAAGTTCCAATGCCCATTATGAACAAATGAGAGATGGCAAAGTATACAATACAAGAATTGCATGCCAGATGAATCAGCAAAACTCCCTAACAAAATTAGAAGCAAGAAAGGACAGTTGAATTACCTTGTGAGGAATCATAAAACCGCTGAAAAGGTTCCATAGCATGTAAAATGGAGCAGCAATGACGGAAGCGACATTGTGATTTGGTGTGAAAGCTGTTGTCATCATTCCGTAGAATGTGAAGTATAGCATAGTAAAATACATGAAGAATATGTACCAAATGAACTTCAAAACTGTCCACTCAAATGAAGCCATGGAGTAGAAAATTGAGCAGTAAATAATTGACTGTGAAAATACATAGGGGAACTCTATTACAACCTGCATGCAAAAGAGAAGACAATATCTTAGACTACTATAAGAATTTCAGGATCAGGATTAGAATTAGTATCACTGTATCAGGACATAACCTGAGCAAATGCAAATGGTAATGCAGAGTACAACCCAGCAGCTCTTTCTCGATAAGAGACAAATCTTTCAACAGAAACAACAGGTTGAACAGCACCTGCATTCGTAATTCCAATGAATAAAGTCGCTGCATACATGGAACCCATGGCATTAAATATATCCTGTTGGCTCTCcctgaaaggaaaaagaaacaaagtgtcaccaataataaaaaaatttaagaacattGGGAGCAATAGATGTAATATTAAACTACCAAGACTAGCTAGCCAAGTATCAAATTATCTTAATTAGATTATGCAAGTATTGAGTCACAAAAATTTCAGAAGTttaagaagaaagaaggaaaccTGTGGGCACCAAATTTCCAACATATTGTTCCAAGCATCACTGAGATGATGACAGTGTAAAAGAAGCGAACTGCGGTGTACTGTGGGTTTCGCCAATAAGACAGGTTTTGCTTCCAAAGGCAAGTGAGAAACTGTTCAAAAGATGACTGAGAATACTTGGTTGGAAAATTCAATTCTTTTGTGTTGATACTCGGCTTGCTTAGGCTTTCAACTAAATCTCTGTTACGTCTAAAAAAGAGAAATAGTATTGtcagataaaagaaaaagataagtatatataaaagcaataGTAGTTTTAATAGAATATTTCTCATACTCAAATAAATTTGATCTTCGGTAAATTTCTGCAAAGTCCACTCCTAACCGGCTTTCTTCAGCTGAAGAAGTGACATCGAGCATCCATGCAGCAGGATTATATCCAGGCCTGATCTTGGGCACTCCTTCAATTGCCTAAGGGAAGAAGATATTAACAAGAATAAGTTAAAGTGAAATTCTCATGTCATGATCACACTTTTAGAAATTTTGCCTTATCTGACCTCAAAATATTTGATGAGTTCACATGACCTGGGACCTAGTGGACCAGCATATATGAGCTCTCCTCCACGCTTCATAAACAGAAGCTGTAATAACAGATAAGTTAATAGGTTTAGGTGGTATAACTAAACTATTTTACTTTCTACAAACGTAGCTAAAGCTTTGGGAAATTCCTTAAGGGAGGGAAAATGTATATATACCAAAAACAGATGCAAGAGAACCAGTATAAAATATCTTATTTCTTATCAAAACATTGACAGAGATCATCATTTTATACAGTGAGTAAAGTACCTCATCAAAGGATTCAAAAATGTCTATGCTGGGCTGATGGATTGTGCACACAATTGTTCTCCCAGTATTCACAATATTTCTCACAGTCCTCATCACAATGGCTGCAGACCTTGCATCCAACCCTGATGTGGGCTCATCCATAAATACTACAGAAGGGTTGGCAACAAGCTCAACAGCTATTGTTAGCCTTTTCCTTTGTTCCGTTGACAAACCATCTACCCCAGGTAGACCAACCAATGCCCCACGCAATGGGGTTAGTTCCACAAGTTCCATCACCTCCTCAACGAAAGCCT is a window from the Ziziphus jujuba cultivar Dongzao chromosome 11, ASM3175591v1 genome containing:
- the LOC107435359 gene encoding gibberellin 3-beta-dioxygenase 3, with the protein product MTKLTSASHFREIFQSMNSISESYKNTHMIPLDFKAVLGLPDSHTWTPTPDYPPDNPLTTNSVPVIDLFDPNAISLIRHACERLGVFQVINHGIPIDLLNELELQTRRLFSLQAERKLRAVRSPDGFTGYGLPRISTFFSKMMWSEGFSIKGSPVEHARQLWPHDHTNFCNVMEACQREMKGLSEQMIGLVLGSLGLTPEDIKWVEPRTGSRQAQDVLQLNSYPVCPDPSRAMGLAPHTDSSLLTLLYQSNDTGGLQVLVETLGWVPVNPISGAIVVNVGDLMHILSNARFKSAVHRAAVNKIHHRVSIAYFHGPPSDVKVSPLTQLTDIDHPPLYRPVTWKEYLDAKATHFDKALEVIRNNDLRKSSPLSPPPSCIVGPKDEHNLL